From the genome of Candidatus Electrothrix communis, one region includes:
- a CDS encoding radical SAM protein: MKIILISPKGPLYRNKGGIFKKSLRYQPLTLTTLAALIPDELGASVELLDEGIEDVPERLEADLIGLSVITGTAKRAYALAAQYRKQGIPVVLGGPHVTLMPEEAMQHADAVCAGYAEETWPQLLSDFARGEMQHVYRQNSNLSLADAPFPRRDLLDKGAFLTQAVFEATRSCVHDCEFCVAPSAWGRKPYQRPVDWVIEDIRRFGKKKILFVDLNLIADQGYARSLFQALIPLNLQWFGLSTVLIAHDPELMALMARSGCRGLLLGLETVSEASLGDARKHFNASVDYKQLIQDLHDLGITVNGCFAFGLDHDTPEVFDATVQFAVDAGIDLPRFSILTPFPGTPLYHRLAAEDRILTRNWELYDGQHVVFQPKSMSVSQLAEGHERAWKQVYGWRAMAKRLWNARNFQPLGISTNIGYRFYAHNLDKFYTCDWQMNAVLPGMGVGKDEAGQ; the protein is encoded by the coding sequence ATGAAAATCATCCTGATCTCCCCCAAGGGACCGCTCTACCGAAACAAGGGTGGTATTTTTAAAAAGTCGCTCCGCTATCAACCCCTGACCCTGACCACCCTTGCCGCCCTGATCCCGGACGAGTTGGGGGCCTCGGTGGAACTCCTTGACGAGGGTATAGAGGATGTACCGGAACGGCTGGAGGCCGATCTGATTGGCCTGTCCGTGATCACTGGAACAGCAAAACGGGCCTATGCGCTGGCGGCGCAATATCGCAAACAGGGAATCCCGGTGGTCCTGGGCGGCCCCCATGTCACCCTGATGCCGGAAGAGGCTATGCAACACGCCGATGCTGTCTGCGCGGGGTATGCCGAGGAGACCTGGCCGCAGCTCCTGTCTGATTTCGCCCGAGGCGAGATGCAGCACGTCTATCGACAAAACTCGAACCTGTCCCTAGCGGATGCGCCCTTTCCTCGGCGCGACCTCTTGGACAAGGGGGCCTTCCTCACCCAGGCCGTGTTCGAGGCCACCCGTTCCTGTGTCCACGACTGTGAATTCTGCGTGGCCCCTTCGGCCTGGGGACGAAAACCCTATCAACGGCCTGTTGACTGGGTGATTGAGGATATCCGTCGCTTTGGAAAAAAAAAGATTCTCTTTGTGGATCTCAACCTGATTGCCGACCAAGGTTATGCGCGGTCCTTGTTTCAGGCCCTGATCCCGTTGAACCTGCAATGGTTCGGCCTGTCCACCGTCCTGATCGCCCATGATCCCGAGCTAATGGCCCTTATGGCGCGGAGCGGCTGCCGGGGCCTGCTGCTGGGCCTGGAAACGGTCTCCGAGGCAAGCCTGGGGGATGCCCGAAAACACTTTAACGCCTCGGTTGATTATAAGCAGCTGATTCAAGATCTCCATGACCTGGGGATCACCGTGAACGGCTGCTTCGCCTTTGGCCTTGATCACGACACCCCGGAGGTCTTTGACGCCACCGTGCAGTTCGCCGTGGATGCGGGCATCGACTTGCCGCGCTTTTCCATCCTGACGCCCTTCCCAGGCACCCCCCTCTACCATCGCCTTGCAGCCGAGGATCGTATTCTGACCCGAAACTGGGAGCTGTATGACGGCCAGCATGTGGTCTTTCAACCCAAGAGCATGAGCGTTAGCCAGTTGGCTGAGGGCCATGAACGGGCCTGGAAGCAGGTCTACGGCTGGCGGGCAATGGCGAAACGGCTGTGGAATGCCCGCAACTTTCAGCCCCTGGGCATCAGCACAAATATCGGCTATCGCTTTTATGCCCATAACCTAGACAAATTCTATACCTGCGACTGGCAGATGAATGCCGTGCTGCCGGGTATGGGTGTGGGAAAGGACGAGGCCGGGCAATGA
- a CDS encoding alpha/beta fold hydrolase — protein sequence MNTPKRRTLCSLLCLLPLITACASNDPLFSPTGKAAFIPDASIPFTDYVQDSRENIEQVLNEVRPNNGDRKYLGGYTNAQAAAMRSPFQIPANEEELCSDITKGAGQGFLLIHGLIDSPYLLRNIQDSLSKQYPCALIRAVLLPGDGTVVSDSLDMDHKDWQRIVEYGVKGFQEDDRISTLYLVGFSAGTSLAVDYMKTHPATDATERADKIQGLILLSPSVKAKSPFAFLSSFLNLFKDWESLFEEEDAVRYESFSYNAGAEFYTLTRGMVDPAYALKVPVLMVTSADDATVDAEAARRFFCFSDEVDRRALIWYQSIDPEVNARIAQTANLQCDNIIEVPLADIQEEFKTVNLSHLAVPMSPDDPHYGLHGRYRHCRKYASNPSDFAACLDDGENNLFGENNVEGLRADLKPQYRTLRRGTFNPLYEQLEATLFCFTDDACSTDDLLEIR from the coding sequence ATGAACACTCCAAAAAGAAGAACGCTCTGCTCCCTCCTCTGTCTTCTCCCCCTCATCACCGCATGCGCAAGCAACGACCCATTGTTCAGCCCCACAGGCAAAGCAGCTTTTATCCCTGATGCGAGCATCCCCTTCACAGACTATGTCCAAGACAGCCGTGAAAACATTGAACAGGTCCTGAACGAGGTACGCCCGAATAACGGTGATCGGAAATATCTTGGTGGCTATACCAATGCCCAGGCAGCAGCAATGCGCAGTCCGTTTCAAATCCCTGCGAACGAGGAAGAGCTATGCAGCGACATCACCAAAGGAGCGGGCCAGGGCTTTCTGCTTATTCACGGACTCATTGACTCGCCCTATCTGCTGCGCAATATCCAGGATTCCTTGAGCAAGCAATACCCCTGCGCCCTTATTAGAGCAGTTCTGCTGCCGGGCGACGGCACAGTTGTCAGCGATTCCCTGGATATGGACCATAAGGACTGGCAGCGCATCGTCGAATATGGGGTAAAAGGCTTTCAGGAGGATGACAGGATAAGCACCCTGTACCTTGTCGGCTTTTCTGCCGGAACCTCTTTGGCTGTCGATTACATGAAGACGCATCCGGCAACGGATGCAACAGAGAGAGCGGATAAAATACAAGGTCTGATTCTTTTATCACCGTCTGTCAAGGCCAAGTCCCCTTTTGCCTTTCTGTCCTCTTTTCTCAATCTGTTCAAAGACTGGGAGAGTCTTTTTGAAGAAGAAGACGCTGTACGCTACGAATCCTTTTCCTATAACGCAGGCGCTGAATTCTATACGTTAACCCGTGGAATGGTCGATCCTGCATATGCGCTCAAGGTTCCTGTCCTGATGGTGACCAGTGCCGACGATGCGACGGTTGACGCAGAAGCAGCGCGCAGATTTTTTTGCTTTTCTGACGAGGTGGACCGGAGAGCATTAATATGGTATCAGTCCATTGATCCGGAGGTAAATGCCCGCATCGCCCAGACAGCGAATTTGCAGTGTGATAATATTATTGAAGTTCCGCTTGCGGATATACAGGAGGAGTTCAAGACGGTCAATCTCTCCCATCTTGCTGTCCCCATGAGCCCGGATGATCCCCATTACGGTCTGCACGGAAGATATAGACATTGCCGGAAATACGCTTCCAACCCCTCAGATTTTGCGGCCTGCCTGGATGATGGAGAGAATAATCTTTTCGGGGAAAATAATGTGGAAGGACTGCGGGCCGACCTCAAACCACAGTACAGGACTCTACGAAGAGGCACCTTTAATCCCTTGTACGAGCAGTTGGAGGCTACGCTGTTCTGTTTTACCGATGATGCCTGTTCAACGGATGATCTCTTGGAGATACGATAA
- a CDS encoding tetratricopeptide repeat protein — protein sequence MDNRFDKSGDGDQNVGQGDGAVGKQVNITQQINGNDNIVAGGNVTIEGIPPEVFAEYVAKHSKALGETEQIVRGFLGTLLEREVPRDQWDSKLREIAGQYRELLARLETVQSEDPQVQRLKDEARQAIEAGEYAKAEELLNQAEAIEQMEQTARKRRISAAATNADQARLQRIQLRYAKAAEYWQKAATLLPEDQKKDQALYWGEAGNDLYGIAKYNDALPLFEQSLATSREIGNKAGEGEALSNIGAIHHAKGDYITAQKYLKQSLRIMQEVGDKAGKSTTLNNLATTAYAKGDYATALAYLEQSLRISQEIDDKNQEGSALNNISQIYNARGDYGTALKYLEQSLCIRQEIGDKAGEGTTLNNISQIYGARGDNATTLKYLVQSLDIRQEIGDKAGEGVTLNNISLIYDARGDHISGLKYLEQRQAGISV from the coding sequence ATGGACAATCGATTTGACAAGAGCGGCGATGGGGACCAGAACGTCGGGCAGGGTGATGGTGCTGTGGGTAAGCAGGTGAACATTACCCAGCAGATAAACGGCAATGACAATATCGTTGCTGGCGGCAATGTCACCATAGAAGGCATTCCTCCGGAGGTCTTTGCCGAGTATGTGGCCAAGCACAGCAAAGCACTTGGCGAAACCGAGCAAATCGTCAGGGGCTTTCTCGGGACGCTGCTGGAGCGCGAGGTGCCCCGTGACCAGTGGGACAGCAAGCTGCGGGAGATAGCCGGGCAATACAGGGAACTGCTGGCGCGACTGGAGACGGTGCAATCCGAAGATCCGCAGGTGCAGCGACTGAAGGACGAGGCGCGGCAGGCCATTGAGGCGGGCGAATACGCCAAGGCCGAGGAGCTGTTGAATCAAGCCGAGGCCATTGAGCAGATGGAGCAAACAGCAAGGAAACGGCGTATCTCCGCTGCTGCAACCAATGCTGACCAAGCCCGTCTCCAGCGCATCCAATTGCGCTATGCTAAGGCTGCCGAGTATTGGCAGAAGGCGGCGACCCTGCTGCCGGAGGATCAGAAAAAAGATCAAGCACTCTATTGGGGGGAGGCAGGCAATGACCTGTATGGCATTGCCAAATACAATGATGCCCTACCTCTGTTTGAGCAGAGCCTTGCCACCAGCCGAGAGATCGGTAACAAGGCAGGCGAAGGCGAGGCATTGAGTAACATTGGTGCGATTCACCATGCCAAGGGCGACTACATCACAGCTCAGAAGTATCTAAAGCAGAGCCTACGTATCATGCAGGAGGTCGGCGACAAGGCAGGAAAAAGCACGACCCTGAACAACCTTGCCACCACTGCTTATGCTAAAGGCGACTATGCCACCGCTCTGGCCTATCTGGAGCAAAGTCTGCGCATCAGTCAAGAGATTGACGACAAAAACCAAGAAGGATCAGCGCTGAACAACATCAGTCAAATTTACAATGCGCGGGGTGACTACGGCACAGCCCTCAAGTATCTGGAGCAAAGCCTGTGTATCAGGCAAGAGATTGGCGACAAGGCGGGCGAAGGCACGACATTGAACAACATCAGCCAAATTTACGGTGCGCGGGGCGACAACGCCACGACCCTTAAGTACTTGGTGCAGAGTCTGGACATCAGACAAGAAATCGGCGACAAGGCAGGTGAAGGCGTGACGCTGAACAATATCAGCCTGATTTATGATGCACGGGGAGATCACATCTCCGGCCTGAAATATCTGGAGCAGAGACAAGCTGGAATATCGGTTTGA
- a CDS encoding polysaccharide deacetylase family protein has translation MANSLTGSVGENGRNRSDDVQVVYVLFNKILSTPLPVSDQVTDALLQAIRDFQQGFLSRPDGRIDVGGRTWRELTAAAERPEREGMEEISGSVGQGGQNRPQDVRVVYSLFNEILSRPLEVSDQCTDELIQAIKDVQKTFMSRPDGRIDVGGRTWRRLTTPAGGTGKAVLLSFDDGPAPTGSLHSILDTLDRYGIKAEFYVLGQEVDSSPSAVKEIADRGHRVQNHSYTHPNLVGLSRSAVRKELEKTQESIRKAAGVTPTRIRPPYGAGGWRPYDWELVAVANELSLTIQNWDIDTEDWKSPKGLGPSKRAMIEQQFQRSQSRTEFNVLMHVLKDTAEDLGGFIEQLKQWGFSFAKP, from the coding sequence ATGGCAAACTCTCTTACCGGTTCAGTCGGTGAAAACGGCAGGAACCGTTCCGACGATGTCCAGGTAGTTTATGTTTTGTTCAACAAAATTTTATCCACGCCGCTGCCGGTCAGCGATCAGGTCACAGATGCGCTGCTTCAGGCGATTCGGGATTTTCAGCAGGGCTTTCTCTCTCGCCCAGACGGCAGGATAGATGTGGGCGGCAGAACCTGGCGGGAACTCACAGCGGCGGCTGAAAGGCCGGAGAGAGAAGGAATGGAAGAAATCTCCGGTTCCGTGGGGCAGGGCGGTCAGAATCGTCCGCAGGATGTGCGGGTGGTCTATTCCCTGTTCAATGAAATCCTGTCGCGCCCTTTGGAGGTGAGCGATCAATGCACGGATGAGCTGATTCAGGCGATCAAGGATGTGCAGAAGACCTTTATGTCTCGCCCTGACGGTAGAATTGATGTGGGCGGCCGAACCTGGAGAAGGTTGACAACTCCGGCAGGAGGAACCGGCAAAGCCGTACTGCTTTCCTTTGACGACGGCCCGGCTCCGACCGGCTCGCTGCATTCCATTCTGGACACGCTGGATCGATATGGCATCAAGGCGGAATTTTACGTTTTAGGACAGGAAGTGGACAGCTCCCCGTCGGCGGTGAAAGAAATCGCGGACCGGGGCCATAGGGTGCAGAATCATTCCTACACCCATCCGAACTTGGTCGGGCTGTCCAGATCGGCGGTGCGGAAGGAATTGGAAAAGACCCAGGAAAGCATCAGAAAGGCTGCCGGAGTCACGCCGACCAGGATTCGTCCACCCTACGGTGCAGGCGGCTGGCGACCATACGATTGGGAGCTTGTTGCCGTGGCAAACGAACTTTCCCTGACCATTCAGAACTGGGATATTGATACCGAGGACTGGAAATCGCCCAAGGGGCTGGGGCCGAGTAAACGGGCCATGATTGAGCAGCAATTTCAGAGAAGCCAAAGCAGAACCGAATTCAACGTGCTCATGCATGTACTGAAAGATACTGCTGAGGACCTGGGGGGATTTATCGAGCAGCTTAAGCAATGGGGGTTTTCCTTTGCCAAACCCTAA